Proteins encoded within one genomic window of Sphingomonas sp. KRR8:
- the trxA gene encoding thioredoxin TrxA: protein MPSKTVTDESFASDVLNSDKPVLVDFWAEWCGPCRMIAPALEEISNELGEKVTIAKLNIDENPETPGKYGVRGIPAMLLFKNGQPVAQKVGAAPRGQIQGWLEGAL, encoded by the coding sequence ATGCCCAGCAAGACCGTGACCGACGAAAGCTTCGCCTCTGACGTCCTCAATTCAGACAAGCCCGTCCTTGTCGATTTCTGGGCGGAATGGTGCGGTCCGTGCCGGATGATCGCTCCGGCGCTGGAGGAAATCAGCAACGAGCTGGGCGAGAAGGTGACCATCGCCAAGCTCAACATCGACGAGAACCCCGAGACCCCCGGAAAGTACGGTGTTCGCGGTATCCCGGCCATGCTGCTGTTCAAGAATGGCCAGCCGGTCGCTCAGAAGGTCGGCGCCGCGCCGCGTGGCCAGATCCAGGGCTGGCTCGAAGGGGCACTCTGA
- the addA gene encoding double-strand break repair helicase AddA → MATRLKPLHPLQLEQARAADPSIHAALSASAGTGKTQVLTARVLRLLLGGAAPEHILCLTFTKAGAAEMANRIGERLACWVRLKDSELGAELHAIGADNSPEGRERARRLFAEVLDAPGGLRIQTIHSFAQTLLAAFPAEAGVTPGFRPLEGREEELLARRTLAALVAEAEAGRGGYPGLVDDIQALSRRLGERDAERYLLACAREPEALTYFATTDAAEAWLRGQLDLPEGDIAALVAARCHDDSFDCALLRQVADAYRSWGKPSGQPLIEAIEQWLALGSADRCRNLENFARSSILTQSESRRSIKSLLKVWPDAQEHCDQLASEIEELLSLLRKAELVAVQAAGLRAGAAFADAYVRAKRSAGVADFDDLIRWTRDLLATPGMGDWVRYKLDRRTDHVLVDEAQDTNANQWQIVFSLLDEFFSAERGEKHHRTWFAVGDYKQAIYSFQGTDPRQFEQARNDIRQRVAALQEAAKGETDVVVRPYYDLSISQSFRSAQPVLDLVDAMIAEVGPAAMGLPGNPEPHRAYHGSRPGSVELWPPFAIEQDEDEAANDNGDSGEEGWLPEPARLYAGQLARTIRHWIEDGEPLATTGQPITPGDILILVRSRGELASLIVARLFKEGVPVAGIDRLHLSSPLAVKDLMAAVTFAVQPLDDLNLASLLVSPLLGWDQDQLYALAHNRTGPLWNELRKRAAEGGALAEAHVRLADLLAQADFITPARYLELILSGPLQGRRRLLGRLGPAARDPIDELVAAALEFERVETPSLDRFLAWFGGGEVTIKRDPSAPANAVRVMTVHGAKGLEAPVVILADATADPSRLGERNGPVALPFGEAGNAPVIRPRKEELAPPFTDLIADQQQRDLEEHWRLFYVALTRAAERLIIAGIKPNTKNLAANSWHLKAAAALERLGAEQDGPLLRYRGRQADATPKPTRAPTALPPPVLPDWINQPAPPEARPSRPLAPSQLVEDREAAPPPTPELRAAARRGVLLHALFERLPGVAPADRRSAGLRWLEQSADVKDAAERDSLLAVALDIIDHPDFSELFAAQALAEAPIAATISDGRVVAGTVDRLLVGADRIEVVDFKTGRFVPEELTQVPASHRLQMEAYAEALRVIFPGRRVISSLLYTAGPKLIALPD, encoded by the coding sequence ATGGCTACCCGTTTGAAGCCGCTTCACCCTCTCCAGTTGGAACAGGCGCGGGCGGCCGATCCCTCCATTCACGCAGCCCTGTCCGCCAGTGCCGGTACGGGCAAGACGCAGGTGCTGACCGCGCGGGTGCTGCGCCTGCTGTTGGGCGGCGCCGCCCCCGAACATATTCTCTGCCTGACCTTCACCAAGGCCGGTGCGGCCGAGATGGCCAATCGCATCGGCGAGCGGCTTGCCTGCTGGGTCCGTCTCAAGGACAGCGAACTTGGCGCCGAGTTGCACGCCATCGGTGCTGACAACAGCCCGGAAGGGCGCGAACGGGCGCGGCGGCTGTTCGCCGAAGTGCTGGACGCGCCGGGCGGGCTGCGAATTCAGACTATCCACAGCTTCGCGCAGACACTGCTTGCTGCGTTTCCGGCGGAGGCGGGGGTCACACCCGGATTCCGACCGCTCGAAGGCCGGGAGGAGGAGTTGCTTGCCCGTCGCACGCTGGCCGCGCTGGTGGCCGAGGCGGAGGCAGGAAGGGGCGGCTATCCCGGGTTGGTCGATGACATCCAGGCGCTGAGCCGCCGGCTCGGAGAGCGGGACGCCGAGCGGTACCTCCTCGCCTGCGCCCGAGAACCTGAGGCGCTGACCTATTTCGCCACGACCGACGCGGCGGAAGCGTGGCTGCGCGGCCAGCTCGACCTGCCAGAAGGGGACATTGCCGCGCTGGTCGCTGCCCGTTGTCACGACGACAGCTTCGACTGCGCGCTGCTGAGGCAGGTGGCTGATGCCTACCGTAGCTGGGGCAAGCCGTCCGGCCAGCCGCTGATCGAGGCCATAGAGCAATGGCTCGCGCTCGGTTCGGCTGACCGTTGCCGGAACCTGGAAAACTTCGCGCGCAGCTCGATCCTCACCCAGTCGGAAAGTCGTCGCTCGATCAAGTCGCTGCTGAAGGTATGGCCCGACGCGCAGGAGCATTGCGACCAACTGGCGAGCGAGATCGAGGAATTGCTGAGCCTGCTCCGCAAGGCCGAACTCGTCGCCGTCCAGGCAGCAGGCTTGCGGGCCGGCGCCGCTTTTGCTGACGCCTACGTCCGGGCCAAGCGTTCGGCCGGGGTGGCCGACTTCGATGATCTCATCCGCTGGACCCGTGATCTGCTGGCGACGCCCGGAATGGGCGACTGGGTCCGCTACAAGCTCGACCGCCGCACCGACCATGTGCTGGTGGACGAGGCGCAGGACACCAACGCCAACCAGTGGCAGATCGTGTTCTCGCTGCTGGACGAGTTCTTCAGCGCAGAGCGGGGCGAAAAACATCACAGAACCTGGTTCGCAGTCGGGGACTACAAACAAGCAATTTACAGTTTCCAAGGCACCGATCCGCGCCAGTTTGAGCAAGCCCGGAACGACATTCGCCAGCGAGTGGCGGCACTCCAAGAAGCTGCGAAAGGGGAAACTGACGTCGTCGTCCGACCCTATTATGACTTGTCGATCAGCCAAAGCTTCCGTTCTGCCCAGCCGGTGCTGGATCTGGTGGACGCGATGATCGCGGAGGTTGGTCCCGCCGCCATGGGCCTGCCCGGCAATCCGGAGCCACATCGGGCCTATCATGGCAGCCGCCCAGGCTCGGTCGAACTCTGGCCACCATTCGCCATAGAGCAAGACGAGGACGAAGCGGCCAACGACAATGGCGACTCGGGTGAGGAAGGCTGGCTGCCTGAGCCCGCGCGGCTCTACGCCGGCCAGCTCGCCCGCACCATCCGCCACTGGATCGAGGACGGCGAGCCACTCGCTACCACCGGCCAGCCGATCACTCCCGGCGATATCCTCATCCTGGTGCGCAGCCGGGGCGAGCTTGCCTCGCTCATCGTTGCACGGCTGTTCAAGGAAGGTGTGCCGGTCGCCGGGATCGATCGACTGCACCTGTCATCGCCACTGGCCGTCAAGGACCTGATGGCGGCGGTGACCTTCGCAGTTCAGCCGCTCGATGACCTGAACCTCGCCAGCCTGCTGGTATCGCCCCTGCTCGGCTGGGACCAGGACCAGCTCTACGCGCTTGCCCACAACCGCACCGGGCCGCTGTGGAACGAGCTGCGCAAGCGAGCGGCGGAGGGCGGTGCCTTGGCGGAAGCGCACGTGCGCCTGGCGGACCTGCTTGCCCAGGCGGACTTCATCACCCCGGCCCGCTACCTCGAACTGATCCTATCAGGCCCGCTGCAGGGGCGCCGGCGCCTGCTCGGGCGACTTGGTCCGGCCGCGCGTGACCCGATCGACGAACTGGTTGCGGCCGCCCTGGAGTTCGAGCGGGTGGAAACGCCTTCGCTTGACCGCTTCCTGGCCTGGTTCGGCGGCGGCGAGGTCACCATCAAGCGCGATCCGTCCGCTCCTGCCAACGCCGTCCGGGTGATGACGGTGCATGGCGCCAAGGGGTTGGAGGCCCCCGTCGTGATCCTCGCCGACGCGACTGCCGATCCGTCCAGGTTGGGCGAACGCAACGGCCCGGTCGCACTGCCCTTTGGAGAGGCCGGCAACGCGCCCGTCATCCGCCCTCGCAAGGAAGAGTTGGCACCGCCCTTCACCGACCTCATCGCCGATCAGCAGCAACGCGACCTCGAAGAGCATTGGAGGTTGTTCTACGTTGCGCTGACCCGCGCGGCCGAGCGGCTGATCATCGCGGGCATCAAGCCCAATACCAAGAACCTGGCCGCGAACAGCTGGCACCTGAAGGCCGCGGCCGCGCTGGAGCGGCTGGGGGCGGAGCAGGACGGGCCATTGCTGCGCTACCGGGGAAGGCAGGCGGACGCCACACCGAAGCCGACGCGTGCACCCACGGCCCTGCCACCACCCGTGCTTCCCGACTGGATCAATCAGCCTGCGCCCCCCGAGGCACGGCCATCCCGGCCCCTGGCCCCATCGCAGCTGGTGGAGGACCGCGAGGCCGCACCGCCGCCCACTCCCGAGCTTCGCGCGGCAGCACGCCGGGGCGTTCTGCTCCACGCGCTGTTCGAACGGCTGCCGGGCGTTGCGCCGGCGGATCGCCGCTCAGCCGGCTTGCGCTGGCTCGAGCAGTCAGCCGACGTCAAGGACGCTGCTGAGCGGGACAGCCTTCTCGCCGTCGCTCTCGACATCATCGACCATCCGGACTTTTCCGAGTTGTTTGCCGCCCAGGCGCTTGCCGAAGCGCCAATCGCCGCCACCATCAGCGATGGGCGCGTGGTCGCCGGGACCGTCGACCGATTGCTGGTGGGTGCCGACCGGATCGAAGTCGTCGACTTCAAGACGGGGCGTTTCGTGCCTGAGGAACTCACGCAGGTTCCCGCGTCGCATCGCCTGCAGATGGAAGCCTATGCCGAGGCCCTGCGGGTCATCTTTCCGGGCCGACGGGTCATTTCGTCCCTTCTCTACACAGCTGGCCCAAAGCTGATTGCGCTGCCGGACTGA
- the addB gene encoding double-strand break repair protein AddB produces the protein MSEAGRPSLFTIGAHRSFADALAAGLIAEHGRDPLGLARSRILLPNNRAIRTVTEAFVRASGSGLLLPRLIAIGDPELDDRLGEAFESAADAPVPPAIDPLERLVIMTRLVRRQRPDASAAEAFRLAAELARTRDALLVEEIAPERLADVVPEELAGHWQASLRDLRVMLNAWPQELARLGRIDLADRRNRLLRGTARRWAANPPEGFTVAAGITTSAPAVAALLKVVATLPGGSVVLPALSGPALLDEDEWDWLGPDHDSRRADETHPQFHLKRLLDRLDVRREEVEPWRRGGRAAAPRARSGAIATAMKSARFTSRWADAGPAERRLTGVRLAEFGEPASEAQGIAIALREALETPGRTAALVTPDRALAARVSALLGRWDIRADDSAGRPLGQTAAGTLLLAIAAAAAEQLAPVPMLALLKHPLAGAGEDRQSWLEAARLLDLALRGPRPPAGLAGLDAHCAEKEKARGTRGCGAAWAKVRPCLERVDRTFGRPLSLPAFAAMLRELATGIAGDAAWSGPDGRAAAKLLAGLEEAEGALSIDIRPEDAVPLLRQLLDAESVRPPYGGHPRIQILGLLEARLVQADLMILGGLNEGTWPALPNPDPWLAPAVRKSLGLPGLEFRIGLSAHDFAGFLGAPRVLLTRARRDSRSPTVASRLLLRLQALTGGLARDHRIERLASALDDAGPPKPVNRPAPSPPAADRPRQIYVTDVDRLNADPFAFYAKAMLKLRALEPVDADTTAAWKGSAVHAVLEAWLKEDECDPARLMDRTTALLAEDAIHPLLRALWAPRLHEAIAFIAATEASNQGMGRRPLKAEIEGQAVLGDITLKGKADRLDRLADGRLAVLDYKTGQPPSKMALAEGFALQLGLLGLIAEKQGFADVGGAPGAHEYWSLAKKSGARTPGFVMDADLGDPEAFLAAAAAAFTRAADKWLTGGEPFTAKLHPAFAPYGDYDQLMRLEEWYGRD, from the coding sequence TTGTCTGAGGCCGGCCGGCCCAGCCTTTTCACCATTGGCGCGCACCGCAGCTTCGCCGATGCGCTCGCCGCCGGGCTGATCGCGGAGCATGGCCGCGACCCGCTTGGACTCGCCCGCTCGCGCATCCTGCTCCCCAACAACCGAGCGATCCGCACGGTCACAGAGGCGTTTGTTCGGGCGAGCGGGAGCGGCCTGCTGCTTCCGCGCCTGATCGCCATCGGCGACCCGGAGCTTGACGACCGCCTTGGCGAAGCCTTCGAGAGTGCCGCCGACGCGCCGGTCCCGCCCGCCATCGACCCCCTCGAGCGCCTGGTGATCATGACTCGCCTGGTCCGGCGCCAGCGCCCCGACGCCAGCGCCGCCGAAGCCTTTCGTCTCGCTGCCGAACTCGCGCGAACGCGTGACGCGCTGCTGGTTGAGGAAATCGCGCCAGAGCGGCTGGCCGACGTGGTGCCGGAGGAGCTTGCCGGGCACTGGCAGGCCTCGCTTCGCGACTTGCGGGTGATGCTCAACGCCTGGCCGCAGGAACTGGCGCGGCTCGGCCGGATCGACCTTGCCGACCGCCGGAACCGGCTCCTGCGGGGGACTGCCCGCCGCTGGGCCGCCAACCCGCCGGAAGGCTTCACCGTCGCTGCCGGAATTACCACCAGCGCGCCGGCAGTGGCTGCCTTGCTCAAGGTGGTGGCGACTTTGCCCGGGGGCAGCGTCGTGCTTCCGGCATTGTCCGGGCCAGCGCTGCTGGACGAAGACGAGTGGGACTGGCTCGGCCCCGATCACGACAGCCGGCGCGCCGATGAAACTCATCCGCAGTTCCACCTGAAGCGCCTGCTGGACCGGCTGGATGTGCGGCGGGAAGAGGTGGAGCCCTGGCGTCGCGGCGGGCGGGCAGCGGCTCCGCGAGCGCGGAGCGGTGCCATCGCCACCGCCATGAAGAGCGCCCGCTTCACCAGCCGCTGGGCCGACGCCGGCCCGGCCGAACGCCGCCTGACTGGGGTTCGGCTCGCCGAATTCGGTGAGCCCGCGAGCGAAGCTCAGGGCATCGCCATCGCGTTGCGCGAGGCGCTCGAAACGCCCGGGCGCACCGCAGCGCTGGTGACGCCCGACCGGGCGCTCGCCGCGCGGGTGTCGGCGCTGCTCGGCCGCTGGGATATTCGTGCTGATGACAGCGCCGGGCGGCCACTTGGCCAAACAGCCGCCGGCACCTTGCTGCTCGCCATTGCGGCCGCCGCTGCCGAGCAGCTCGCCCCGGTGCCGATGCTGGCGTTGCTCAAGCATCCGCTCGCCGGCGCGGGTGAGGATCGGCAGTCGTGGCTGGAAGCGGCCCGGCTGCTCGACCTCGCCCTGCGCGGACCGCGCCCGCCCGCTGGGCTAGCCGGCCTCGACGCGCATTGCGCCGAGAAGGAAAAGGCGCGCGGGACACGAGGTTGCGGTGCGGCTTGGGCCAAGGTGCGGCCCTGTTTGGAAAGGGTCGACCGGACGTTTGGACGGCCGCTGTCCTTGCCTGCCTTTGCCGCTATGCTGCGCGAGCTTGCGACCGGCATCGCCGGCGACGCGGCGTGGAGCGGTCCGGACGGACGCGCCGCAGCCAAGCTGCTGGCCGGCCTTGAAGAAGCCGAAGGTGCGCTTTCAATCGACATTCGGCCGGAGGATGCCGTGCCGCTGCTTCGTCAGCTGCTCGACGCGGAGTCCGTCCGACCACCGTATGGGGGCCATCCGCGCATCCAGATCCTCGGCCTGCTGGAGGCGCGGCTTGTCCAGGCGGACCTGATGATCCTCGGTGGGCTCAACGAAGGCACCTGGCCGGCCCTGCCGAACCCCGACCCGTGGCTTGCCCCGGCGGTTCGAAAGAGCCTTGGCCTGCCCGGACTCGAATTCCGGATCGGTTTGTCGGCGCACGATTTCGCCGGTTTCCTTGGAGCGCCGCGCGTGCTGCTGACCCGCGCCAGACGGGACAGCCGTTCACCGACGGTGGCCTCCCGCTTGCTTCTGAGGCTGCAGGCGCTGACCGGAGGGCTGGCGCGTGACCATCGGATTGAGCGGCTCGCCAGTGCACTGGACGATGCGGGCCCGCCGAAGCCGGTCAACCGCCCCGCGCCATCTCCGCCGGCCGCCGATCGCCCGAGGCAGATTTATGTGACGGACGTCGATCGTCTCAATGCCGATCCTTTCGCTTTCTACGCCAAGGCCATGCTCAAGCTCAGGGCGCTCGAGCCGGTCGACGCCGACACCACCGCTGCGTGGAAGGGCAGCGCGGTGCACGCCGTGCTCGAGGCTTGGCTCAAGGAAGATGAGTGCGACCCTGCGCGGCTGATGGATCGGACGACCGCGCTGCTTGCCGAAGATGCGATCCACCCGCTGTTGCGCGCACTATGGGCGCCGCGTCTCCACGAGGCGATCGCCTTCATCGCCGCGACCGAAGCTAGCAATCAGGGAATGGGCCGCCGACCGCTCAAGGCCGAGATCGAGGGGCAGGCGGTGCTTGGGGACATCACCCTTAAGGGCAAGGCCGATCGGCTGGACCGGCTGGCGGACGGACGCCTCGCCGTACTCGACTACAAGACGGGGCAGCCACCGTCCAAGATGGCACTGGCGGAAGGCTTTGCGCTGCAGCTCGGACTGCTGGGGCTCATTGCGGAGAAGCAGGGCTTTGCCGACGTGGGTGGAGCGCCCGGAGCCCACGAATATTGGTCACTCGCGAAGAAGTCGGGCGCGAGGACGCCAGGGTTCGTGATGGACGCGGACCTGGGCGATCCTGAAGCCTTCCTCGCCGCTGCGGCTGCGGCATTCACCAGGGCCGCCGACAAGTGGCTGACCGGCGGCGAACCATTTACCGCCAAGCTTCACCCGGCTTTCGCCCCGTACGGCGACTACGACCAGCTGATGCGGTTGGAAGAATGGTACGGGCGCGACTGA
- a CDS encoding nucleotidyltransferase family protein has protein sequence MTPATVKRALNLRPSITAAVPRTAMVMAAGLGKRMRPLTATRPKPLVEVAGKAMLDHVLDRLRAAGVERIVVNVHYLADSIEAHLRKSAKDLDVAISDERQLLLETGGGLKKALPLIEGDPFFAVNSDNFWVDGPTDALKLLASHWDDARMDALLLLVPHARAGNHNGMGDFHMDAAGRLKRRTKSKVAPFVYTGIQILSKRLLAEAPDGVFSTNILWDHAIAQGRCFGVVHQGLWFDVGTPGAIKATEQALALV, from the coding sequence ATGACCCCCGCGACTGTCAAGCGCGCGCTCAACCTTCGGCCCAGCATCACCGCTGCCGTGCCGCGCACGGCGATGGTCATGGCGGCGGGCCTCGGCAAGCGCATGCGCCCGCTGACCGCCACCCGGCCAAAGCCGCTGGTCGAGGTCGCCGGCAAGGCCATGCTCGACCATGTGCTTGACCGGCTGCGCGCAGCGGGGGTCGAGCGGATCGTGGTCAATGTCCACTATCTTGCTGATTCCATCGAAGCGCACCTGAGGAAGTCGGCCAAGGACCTGGACGTCGCCATCTCGGACGAGCGGCAATTGCTGCTGGAAACCGGCGGCGGCCTTAAGAAGGCGTTGCCGCTGATCGAGGGCGATCCCTTTTTCGCGGTGAACAGCGACAATTTCTGGGTCGATGGGCCGACGGATGCCCTGAAGCTGCTCGCGTCCCATTGGGATGACGCACGCATGGATGCGCTGCTGCTGCTGGTGCCGCATGCCCGGGCCGGCAATCACAACGGGATGGGCGACTTCCACATGGATGCCGCCGGCCGCCTGAAGCGTCGCACCAAGAGCAAGGTCGCGCCCTTCGTCTACACGGGCATTCAAATCCTCTCCAAGCGGCTGCTGGCCGAGGCGCCGGACGGTGTGTTCTCGACCAACATCCTGTGGGATCATGCGATCGCGCAGGGACGCTGCTTCGGCGTTGTCCATCAAGGCCTTTGGTTCGACGTCGGGACCCCGGGTGCGATCAAGGCAACAGAGCAGGCGCTTGCCCTTGTCTGA
- a CDS encoding phosphotransferase: MAASMTPPPHAEQFLADAGWGGAAIAPLAGDASFRRYFRVHLDERQAVLMDAPPPHEDPRPFVRVAEWLAQVGLSAPEILARDEERGLLLLSDLGSDRLREQLDQAPHREEELYALATDVLVHLHARPPMDGLPPHGLEQWLTELDLFTEWYCPAVGLEVDPGAYRAAWEQVLAPVAGDGLGPVTVLRDYHAENIMLVGGRSGVSHMGLLDFQDALAGHPAYDLCSVLEDARRDVPPAIERSMINRYVGATGASEVFERAYWALAAQRNTRILGVFTRLWKRDGKPGYRRFQPRMWGLLERDLAQPHLAPVRDWFSRNVPADKRVGPWLEEVQ; this comes from the coding sequence ATGGCCGCCAGCATGACTCCACCGCCGCACGCCGAACAATTTCTCGCAGATGCGGGCTGGGGCGGGGCGGCAATCGCGCCGCTTGCCGGGGACGCCAGCTTTCGCCGCTACTTCCGGGTTCACCTCGACGAGCGTCAGGCGGTGCTGATGGACGCACCTCCGCCGCACGAGGATCCGCGGCCGTTCGTTCGCGTGGCCGAGTGGCTGGCGCAGGTCGGGCTGTCCGCGCCGGAGATCCTCGCCCGGGACGAGGAGCGCGGATTGCTTCTGCTCAGTGACCTTGGCTCCGACCGCCTGCGAGAGCAACTCGACCAGGCGCCGCACCGCGAGGAAGAGCTTTACGCGCTGGCGACCGACGTTCTGGTGCACCTGCACGCCCGCCCCCCGATGGACGGCCTTCCGCCGCACGGACTGGAGCAATGGCTGACGGAGCTGGACCTGTTCACCGAATGGTATTGCCCCGCCGTTGGCCTTGAGGTGGACCCGGGCGCTTATCGCGCCGCCTGGGAGCAGGTGCTTGCGCCCGTTGCCGGTGACGGGCTGGGTCCGGTCACCGTGCTGCGCGATTATCACGCCGAGAACATCATGCTGGTGGGTGGCCGCAGCGGCGTCTCGCACATGGGGCTGCTGGACTTCCAGGATGCGCTGGCCGGGCACCCCGCTTACGACCTCTGCTCCGTGCTGGAGGATGCCAGGCGCGATGTTCCGCCCGCGATCGAGCGCTCAATGATCAACCGCTATGTCGGAGCGACGGGCGCTTCGGAGGTGTTCGAGCGGGCTTATTGGGCTCTCGCGGCACAGCGCAACACGCGCATCCTCGGGGTGTTCACCCGCCTGTGGAAGCGCGACGGAAAGCCAGGCTACCGGCGCTTCCAGCCGCGCATGTGGGGACTGCTGGAGCGGGACCTTGCCCAGCCGCACCTCGCCCCCGTGCGTGATTGGTTCAGTCGCAACGTGCCGGCTGATAAGCGGGTCGGCCCGTGGCTTGAGGAAGTGCAATGA
- the tsaE gene encoding tRNA (adenosine(37)-N6)-threonylcarbamoyltransferase complex ATPase subunit type 1 TsaE, producing the protein MILTDEAGTEALGSRLASLLRPGDVVTLSGPLGAGKTALARAVLHAAGHRGEVPSPTFAIVQPYDELDPPIWHCDLYRLEDPAELEELGLDMVLGEGALLVEWPERAGEAAWPEALRLRLDVRDDGSRALTWIVPAAWKGRWPPA; encoded by the coding sequence ATGATCTTGACCGATGAGGCGGGCACGGAAGCGCTCGGCAGTCGGCTCGCCAGCTTGCTGAGACCCGGTGACGTGGTGACGCTGTCCGGTCCACTCGGCGCCGGCAAGACGGCGCTGGCCCGCGCGGTGCTGCATGCGGCCGGGCATCGGGGGGAAGTGCCGAGCCCGACCTTCGCGATCGTCCAGCCCTATGATGAGCTCGATCCGCCTATCTGGCACTGTGATCTGTACCGTCTCGAGGACCCGGCGGAACTGGAGGAACTCGGCCTCGACATGGTGCTTGGCGAGGGCGCCTTGCTGGTGGAATGGCCTGAGCGGGCCGGCGAGGCGGCCTGGCCGGAAGCGCTGCGCTTGCGGCTGGACGTGCGCGATGACGGTTCGCGCGCCTTGACTTGGATTGTCCCGGCGGCATGGAAAGGCCGATGGCCGCCAGCATGA